TGCGGGTTGTACTGGCGGCGGAAATGGCGACGGCAACGGTAACGGCAACGGTGACGGCAACGGTAACGGCAACGGTGGCGACGGCCAGTGGAGCAACGAGCTCGAGGTCCTCCACGGCTGGACCGGCGGCGACGGCGCGGAAGCCGCCGACGCCCTCTTCTCGACCTTCCAGGAGCAGTATCCTGACATGGAGGTCAACGAACAGCCCATCGGCGGCGGTGGGAACCAGAACCTCGACCAGACGGTCGCCAACCGGCTGCAGGGCGGCGACCCGCCGAGTTCGTTCGCCGGCTGGCCCGGCGCGAACCTCGCGCAGTACGAGGGCGTCCTCGGCGATATCGAGAGCAACGTCTGGGACGAAGCCGGTCTGAAGGACGCACACGCCCAGGAGGCCGTGGAGGCCTGTCAGTCCGACGCCGGCTTCTCCGCGGTTCCGATCGGCTCCCACCGACTGAACGACCTCTTCTACAACGTCGAGGTCATCGAGGAGGCGGGCGTCGATCCCTCGTCGCTGGAGAGCGTCGACGACCTCATCTCCGCGCTGGACACCGTGTCCTCCGAGACCGACGCGACGCCGCTGGCGTTCTCGCTCGCTCCCTGGGGTATCCTCCAGACGTGGGGCGTCACGATGCTCAGCGAGCACGGGTACGACGCCTACATGAACTTTATCGAGGGCAACGGTGACGAGAGCGCCGTCCGAGGGACGTTCGAAAAACTCGAGGAGATCCTGACCAACTACATCAACAGCGACGCGGCTTCGATTGACTTCACCGAGGTCAACCAGGACATCATGAGCGGCGACGCCGCGTTCATCCACCAGGGTAACTGGGTCGCCGGCGCGTACATCACCGAAGGGCTGGAGTACGGCTCCGACTGGGACGCGGTCCGCTTCCCCGGAACCGAGGACCTCTACACCCTCCACATGGACTCGTTCATCTACCCCGGCGACAACCCGAGCCCCGAGGAGACCGCCGCGTGGCTTCGCTACGTCGGCTCCGAGGACGCGCAGGTGGCGTACAACCAGTACAAGGGATCGATCCCGACGCGAACGGACGTCGCCACCGACGAGTTCAACGACTACCTCGTCGACACCATCGAGGACTTCGACGAGGTATCGGAGAAGCCGCCGACGCTCGCGCACGGGCTCGCGGTCGACCCGAGCACCCAGTCGGAACTCGAGGGCGTGCTTAACGACAACTTCGCGGACCCGTTCGACGTCGACAGCGCGACGAGCGGCTTCATGGACGTCGTATAATCACAACAGTCTACCAATTTTATGAAAGGAGTGTTAGAGATACTGCGTAGCGTCCGTGATAAGCGACGCATCGAGACCGACGGGGGGACGGTCGAAGGACGCTCGACGGCTCGTCGCTTGCTCGATAGCGACATCGTTCAGTCGGCGCCGTTCTGGTTCCCGCCGTTCCTCCTCATGGGGTTTTTCGTCTACGCGGCGATCGTATGGAACGGCTTCCTGTCGCTGACGAGTTACTCGGGCTTCGGCGATCCGGACTACACCGACCTCGGGATCGGCAACTACACGGCGTTGCTGAACGATCCCCAGTTCTGGTCGGCGACGCGGAACACGGTCGTGTTGCTCGTGGTCTTTACCGTGGCGTGTCTGGCGATCGGACTCGTCCTCGCTCTGCTGCTCGACCGGAAAATCCGATTCGAGCGATCGTTCCGGACGATCTACCTACTCCCGTTCGCCCTGTCGTTCATCGTCACCGCGCAGTTCTGGCGGTGGATGTACAACGTCAACAACGGGATCGTCAATCAGTTCATCGGCATCTTCGGTCTCGGTCCGTACAACTGGCTCGGCAATCCGAAACTCGTCCTCGGATCGGTGATCTTCGCGCTGGTTTGGCAGTTCAGCGGCTACGCGATGGTCATCTACCTCGCCGCGCTTCGGTCGATCCCGACCGACCAATACGAGGCCGCCCGCGTCGACGGCGCCAGCACGATCCGCATGTACTGGCGCGTCATCATCCCGCAGCTACGGCCCGCGATGGTCAGCGCGTCCGTGACCCTCGTCCTGTTCGCGCTCAAGGCGTTCGACTTCCTGTACGCCACCTTCGGCGGCTACCGGCCGCGCCTCGGCGCGGACATCCTCGCGACCTTCATGGTTCGCGAGTCGTTCGGTAAATCGGAGTGGGCCTACGGCTCCGCGATCGCGCTCGTGTTGTTCGCGCTGTCGCTGGCCGTCATCGCACCGTACCTATACACACAATACAAACGAGGGAACCTATGAGCGAGGAGACAGCCACACCCGAACCGACACCGACGGCGGACCGAACCGCACTGGAGTCCATCGACGTACAGCAGCTCCTGCTGTACGCGACCCTGGCGGGTCTCGTCGTCTTCTACCTGATCCCGATCGAATCGGGGCTGGTGACGTCGATCAAAACGTCGGAAGCGCTGCGAACAACCTATCCGTTCGTCCCCCCGGGACTCGAGGGAGTCACGTTCGAGAAGTGGTCCTTCGCGTTCGATATGCTCAGTCGAGGACTCGTCAACAGTATGCTGTTTACGATCCCCGCGACGATCCTCTGTGCGAT
The DNA window shown above is from Halopiger xanaduensis SH-6 and carries:
- a CDS encoding ABC transporter substrate-binding protein, translating into MDFNSDRSRRTVLKGAGLAGTGALTALAGCTGGGNGDGNGNGNGDGNGNGNGGDGQWSNELEVLHGWTGGDGAEAADALFSTFQEQYPDMEVNEQPIGGGGNQNLDQTVANRLQGGDPPSSFAGWPGANLAQYEGVLGDIESNVWDEAGLKDAHAQEAVEACQSDAGFSAVPIGSHRLNDLFYNVEVIEEAGVDPSSLESVDDLISALDTVSSETDATPLAFSLAPWGILQTWGVTMLSEHGYDAYMNFIEGNGDESAVRGTFEKLEEILTNYINSDAASIDFTEVNQDIMSGDAAFIHQGNWVAGAYITEGLEYGSDWDAVRFPGTEDLYTLHMDSFIYPGDNPSPEETAAWLRYVGSEDAQVAYNQYKGSIPTRTDVATDEFNDYLVDTIEDFDEVSEKPPTLAHGLAVDPSTQSELEGVLNDNFADPFDVDSATSGFMDVV
- a CDS encoding carbohydrate ABC transporter permease produces the protein MKGVLEILRSVRDKRRIETDGGTVEGRSTARRLLDSDIVQSAPFWFPPFLLMGFFVYAAIVWNGFLSLTSYSGFGDPDYTDLGIGNYTALLNDPQFWSATRNTVVLLVVFTVACLAIGLVLALLLDRKIRFERSFRTIYLLPFALSFIVTAQFWRWMYNVNNGIVNQFIGIFGLGPYNWLGNPKLVLGSVIFALVWQFSGYAMVIYLAALRSIPTDQYEAARVDGASTIRMYWRVIIPQLRPAMVSASVTLVLFALKAFDFLYATFGGYRPRLGADILATFMVRESFGKSEWAYGSAIALVLFALSLAVIAPYLYTQYKRGNL